A genomic window from Flintibacter sp. KGMB00164 includes:
- the murD gene encoding UDP-N-acetylmuramoyl-L-alanine--D-glutamate ligase, translating to MSTITEYLEELSGRSVTVIGMGISNVPLIKMLLRAGVKVTVRDKANREKVADLAQELESLGATLVLGPDYLKDLGGELIFRTPGLSPNTPELAQAVENGAALSSEMEVFFQTCPSHLVAVTGSDGKTTTTTIISEFLKEAGKTVYVGGNIGKPLLPDVADMDPEDYAVLELSSFQLMTMEQSPNIAVITNLAPNHLDYHHTMEEYTNAKKNIFLHQGEGDRLILNYDNEVTRSMAAEAVCPVTWFSRKERLEEGVYLRDNAIWLTNEMGSREVLPLSDIQLPGVHNIENYMAAIAAVDGLVPDKCVRAVARRFHGVEHRIELVRELDGVKYYNDSIGTSPSRTTACLESFNQKIILIAGGYDKGVPFTQLGVEIVGHVKALFLTGNTAGAIRQAVEQAPGYAESGMILAETEDLAAAVAAARQAAKPGDVVVLSPACAAFDHFKNFMERGQVFKKLVQEL from the coding sequence ATGTCCACCATTACGGAATATTTAGAGGAACTCAGCGGCCGGTCGGTAACGGTGATCGGTATGGGCATCAGCAATGTGCCCCTGATCAAAATGCTGCTGCGCGCGGGCGTGAAGGTCACCGTGCGTGACAAGGCAAACCGGGAGAAGGTTGCCGACCTGGCCCAGGAGCTGGAGAGCCTGGGAGCCACGCTGGTGCTTGGCCCGGACTATCTGAAGGACCTGGGCGGGGAGCTTATCTTCCGCACCCCGGGCCTCAGCCCCAACACCCCGGAGCTGGCCCAGGCTGTGGAGAACGGAGCCGCCCTGAGCTCGGAGATGGAGGTCTTCTTCCAGACCTGCCCCAGCCACCTGGTGGCCGTGACGGGCAGCGACGGCAAGACGACGACCACCACCATCATCTCGGAGTTTTTGAAGGAGGCGGGCAAGACCGTCTATGTAGGCGGCAACATCGGCAAGCCTCTGCTGCCTGACGTGGCCGACATGGACCCGGAGGACTATGCCGTGCTGGAGCTGTCCTCCTTCCAGCTGATGACCATGGAGCAGAGCCCCAACATCGCTGTCATCACCAATCTGGCCCCCAACCACCTGGACTACCACCACACCATGGAGGAGTACACCAACGCCAAGAAGAACATCTTCCTCCACCAGGGAGAGGGCGACCGGCTCATCCTCAATTATGACAACGAGGTCACCCGTTCCATGGCCGCTGAGGCGGTGTGCCCGGTGACCTGGTTCAGCCGCAAGGAGCGCCTGGAGGAGGGCGTCTATCTCCGGGACAACGCCATCTGGCTGACCAACGAGATGGGCAGCCGGGAAGTGCTGCCTCTCAGCGACATCCAGTTGCCCGGCGTACACAACATTGAAAACTACATGGCCGCCATTGCCGCGGTGGACGGTCTGGTACCTGACAAGTGTGTGCGGGCCGTGGCCCGCCGCTTCCACGGCGTGGAGCACCGCATCGAGCTGGTGCGGGAGCTGGACGGCGTGAAGTACTACAATGACTCCATCGGCACCAGCCCCAGCCGCACCACCGCCTGCCTGGAGTCCTTCAACCAGAAGATCATCCTGATTGCCGGCGGCTACGACAAGGGTGTGCCCTTTACTCAGCTTGGCGTGGAGATCGTGGGCCACGTAAAGGCCCTGTTCCTCACCGGCAACACCGCCGGAGCCATCCGTCAGGCGGTGGAGCAGGCTCCCGGCTACGCCGAGAGCGGCATGATTCTGGCCGAGACCGAGGACCTGGCCGCCGCTGTGGCCGCCGCCCGCCAGGCGGCAAAGCCGGGTGACGTGGTGGTACTCTCTCCCGCCTGCGCTGCCTTTGACCACTTCAAGAACTTTATGGAGCGTGGCCAGGTATTCAAAAAGCTGGTCCAGGAACTGTAA
- a CDS encoding M42 family metallopeptidase: MELFEYIQTLNAAHGPSGDEGEVREAIARLAAPYSDEVTTDTLGNLIVHKKGSGPRVMLCAHMDSIGFIVTHIEKEGFLRLGRVGGIAASEALYTPVRFKNGVRGVFVKEEKAELKGLKLDSCYVDIGAADQDAAKAQVQVGDTAVYDTPTIRNGDKVISPYLDNRIACAVLLDVLARLEDCPNDLYLVFSVQEEVGLRGAKTAAWAIDPDYALAVDVTDVDDTPGSERCGTVQLGKGAAIKVMDSSVICHPVVVSALEEAAKAGNIPVQKDIMRAGGTDAGAIHTTRLGVLTGGVSIPCRYIHTPVEMADLNDAKHCADLLLAFVCRKLEPIK, translated from the coding sequence ATGGAACTGTTTGAATATATCCAGACCCTCAACGCTGCCCACGGCCCATCCGGGGACGAGGGGGAGGTACGGGAGGCCATCGCCCGTCTGGCTGCCCCTTATTCCGACGAGGTGACCACCGACACCCTGGGCAACCTCATCGTCCACAAGAAGGGCTCCGGCCCCCGGGTGATGCTGTGTGCCCACATGGACTCCATTGGCTTCATTGTCACCCACATCGAGAAGGAAGGGTTCCTCCGTCTGGGCCGGGTGGGCGGCATCGCCGCCAGCGAGGCTCTGTACACCCCGGTGCGCTTTAAAAACGGCGTGCGGGGAGTGTTCGTGAAGGAGGAGAAGGCGGAGCTCAAGGGGCTCAAGCTGGACTCCTGCTACGTGGATATCGGCGCTGCCGACCAAGACGCCGCTAAGGCTCAGGTCCAGGTGGGGGACACGGCAGTATACGACACACCCACCATTCGCAATGGGGATAAAGTGATTTCCCCTTACCTCGACAACCGCATTGCCTGCGCTGTCCTCCTGGACGTGCTGGCCCGGCTGGAGGACTGCCCCAACGACCTGTACTTGGTCTTCTCCGTTCAGGAGGAGGTGGGCCTGCGGGGAGCCAAGACGGCGGCCTGGGCCATCGACCCGGACTACGCCCTGGCGGTGGACGTCACTGACGTGGACGACACCCCCGGCAGCGAGCGCTGCGGCACCGTCCAACTGGGAAAGGGTGCGGCCATCAAGGTGATGGACTCCTCCGTCATCTGCCATCCCGTCGTGGTCTCCGCTCTGGAGGAGGCCGCCAAGGCCGGGAACATCCCCGTCCAGAAGGATATTATGCGGGCAGGGGGTACCGACGCTGGGGCCATTCACACCACCCGCCTGGGCGTGCTCACCGGAGGGGTCAGCATCCCCTGCCGGTACATCCACACCCCCGTGGAGATGGCCGACTTAAACGACGCTAAACACTGCGCCGACCTGCTGCTGGCCTTTGTGTGCCGGAAGCTGGAACCGATCAAATAA
- a CDS encoding DUF6291 domain-containing protein: MCNEKKSFLIYFDNAPMINGLPPEQRGWLFSALLDYGSRVSRENLTSETALSFYPQLDSQAQMVFRFIASTIDRDTQRWLQRQRAGEERRRTREGERPSSSAASSAQTLQEQAERERLRRVLELSKGIQ; the protein is encoded by the coding sequence TTGTGCAATGAAAAAAAGAGTTTTTTAATTTACTTTGATAATGCTCCTATGATCAACGGCTTGCCTCCGGAACAGAGGGGCTGGCTGTTTTCTGCTCTACTGGACTATGGATCCCGGGTAAGCCGTGAAAATCTAACCTCTGAAACCGCGCTTTCGTTCTATCCACAGCTCGATTCTCAAGCTCAGATGGTTTTCCGGTTTATTGCATCCACAATAGACCGTGACACCCAGCGCTGGCTCCAACGCCAAAGAGCCGGGGAGGAGCGCCGCAGAACCCGGGAAGGGGAGAGGCCGTCTTCGTCTGCGGCTTCTTCTGCTCAGACACTTCAGGAACAGGCGGAACGGGAGCGCCTGCGCCGGGTGCTGGAATTATCCAAAGGCATCCAATAA
- a CDS encoding M42 family metallopeptidase — translation MRELLKELCALNGVSGDEGAVRDFIRAQAEPYADSIRTDALGNLIVFKKGKKSTGNRLLLAAHMDEVGLIITRATEDGFLKFDFVGGVDRRVALGKPVVLGPKKISGVIGMKAIHMLSREDMKKVPKTESLYIDIGASSREEAKEMAEPGTYGAFVCEGEPLGSDFFKAKAIDDRVGCAIMLKLLQEELPLDVTFAFTAQEEVGTRGAFAAAFSVTPEVALVLETTTAADSPAVEEHRKVCAPGKGPVISYMDGGTIYDRGLFEDLRRLAEDNGIPWQTKEYLAGGNDARTIQRTKAGVRVAAVSAAVRYLHAPASVGSFADFENMLKLTRLFLADQATK, via the coding sequence GTGAGAGAGCTTTTGAAAGAGCTTTGCGCCCTCAACGGCGTGTCCGGAGACGAGGGAGCCGTGCGGGACTTCATCCGCGCCCAGGCCGAGCCCTACGCCGACTCCATCCGCACCGATGCCCTGGGCAACCTCATTGTCTTTAAAAAGGGCAAAAAGTCCACGGGCAACCGCCTGCTGCTGGCCGCCCATATGGACGAGGTGGGCCTCATCATTACCCGGGCTACCGAAGATGGCTTTTTGAAGTTTGACTTTGTGGGCGGCGTGGACCGCCGGGTAGCTTTGGGCAAGCCGGTAGTCCTGGGGCCCAAGAAAATTTCCGGCGTCATCGGCATGAAGGCCATCCACATGCTCTCCCGGGAGGACATGAAGAAGGTACCCAAGACCGAGTCCCTGTATATCGACATCGGTGCCTCCAGCCGTGAGGAGGCCAAGGAGATGGCGGAGCCCGGCACTTATGGGGCCTTTGTCTGTGAAGGAGAACCCCTTGGCAGCGATTTCTTCAAGGCCAAGGCCATCGACGACCGGGTGGGCTGCGCTATCATGCTGAAACTCCTCCAGGAGGAGCTGCCCCTGGATGTGACCTTCGCTTTCACCGCTCAGGAGGAGGTGGGCACCCGTGGGGCCTTTGCCGCCGCCTTTTCCGTGACCCCGGAGGTGGCCCTGGTGCTGGAGACCACCACCGCCGCCGACAGCCCCGCCGTGGAGGAGCACCGGAAGGTGTGCGCCCCGGGGAAGGGCCCGGTGATCTCCTACATGGATGGGGGCACCATCTATGACCGGGGACTCTTTGAGGACCTGCGCCGCCTGGCGGAGGACAACGGCATTCCCTGGCAGACCAAGGAGTACCTGGCCGGAGGCAATGACGCCCGCACCATCCAGCGCACCAAGGCCGGCGTGCGGGTGGCGGCTGTGTCTGCCGCCGTTCGCTACCTCCACGCCCCGGCCAGCGTGGGCAGTTTTGCCGACTTTGAAAACATGTTGAAGCTGACCCGGCTGTTTCTGGCCGATCAGGCCACGAAATAG
- a CDS encoding PepSY domain-containing protein, with protein MKKSYIAAALALTSCLVLGTAAASQSKTVTATFRPDMTLKVNGTTYTVRDTTGVRVSPLVYNGTTYLPLASLSQLLGAEVSWDQNTQTILIHDDDSASDYIGEAKAKEIALNHAGLTAGKATFLELKLDREDGRMVYEVEFYSGNKEYDYEIDAATGSIVGYDYDIENYTIPSSGNSGTSSGNYITREKARQLAQAKAPNATLVKLEFDFDDGRAVYEGELREGRTEYEFEIDAATGNFIKWEQDRD; from the coding sequence ATGAAGAAATCTTATATCGCCGCCGCTCTGGCTCTCACCAGCTGCCTGGTCCTGGGGACCGCCGCCGCCAGCCAGTCCAAGACTGTGACCGCCACCTTCCGCCCCGACATGACCCTGAAGGTCAACGGTACCACCTACACCGTCCGGGACACCACCGGAGTCCGGGTCTCCCCCCTGGTCTACAACGGAACCACCTACCTGCCTCTGGCCTCCCTGAGCCAGCTGCTGGGAGCGGAGGTCTCCTGGGACCAGAACACCCAGACCATCCTCATCCACGACGACGATTCCGCCTCCGACTACATCGGCGAGGCCAAGGCCAAGGAGATCGCCCTCAACCATGCCGGACTCACCGCCGGCAAGGCCACCTTCCTGGAGCTGAAGCTGGACCGGGAGGACGGCCGGATGGTCTATGAGGTGGAGTTCTACTCCGGCAACAAGGAGTACGACTACGAGATCGACGCCGCCACCGGCTCCATCGTGGGCTATGACTACGACATCGAGAACTATACCATCCCCTCCTCCGGAAACTCGGGCACCAGCTCCGGCAACTATATTACCCGGGAAAAGGCCCGGCAGCTTGCCCAGGCCAAGGCTCCCAATGCCACCCTGGTCAAGCTGGAGTTCGACTTTGACGACGGCCGGGCCGTGTACGAGGGTGAGCTGCGGGAGGGCCGCACCGAGTACGAGTTTGAGATTGACGCTGCCACCGGCAACTTCATCAAGTGGGAGCAGGATCGGGACTAA
- a CDS encoding M42 family metallopeptidase encodes MNYLSAINRLSAAPGPSGFEGAVARVALDMLSPLVEEAYLDRMGNVVGLRPCGKPGAKKVLLDAHLDEIGFIITGQEEGYLRFAPLGGVDPRMLPDRELTVLTDPPRLGVVACLPPHIQSREDMDKSQPISELYLDLGLTEEEAKAIPIGTPAVYRTGCLALGKDLLSGKALDDRACFVLLLRALELLEGEELDVDLMVLGSTQEETHSTGAITAAYGLRPDLCVAVDVTHGDSPDASKDKTFPLGKGPVIGLGPNCTKWISDLMRRCAKEMDLNVQLEVMSDSSGTNGWPLQVSREGIATGVLSLPLRYMHTPIETAHQGDMEDTARLLAEFIRRVGKEGAL; translated from the coding sequence TTGAACTATCTTTCCGCTATCAACCGTCTCTCCGCCGCCCCCGGCCCCAGCGGGTTTGAGGGGGCGGTGGCCCGTGTGGCGCTGGATATGCTCAGCCCCCTGGTGGAGGAGGCCTATCTGGACCGCATGGGTAATGTGGTGGGTTTGCGCCCCTGCGGCAAGCCGGGGGCCAAAAAGGTCCTGCTGGACGCCCACTTGGACGAGATCGGTTTCATCATCACCGGGCAGGAGGAGGGCTACCTCCGCTTTGCCCCTCTGGGAGGCGTTGACCCCCGGATGCTCCCCGACCGGGAGCTCACTGTCCTCACCGACCCGCCCCGGCTTGGCGTGGTGGCCTGTCTGCCCCCACACATCCAGAGCCGGGAGGACATGGACAAATCCCAGCCTATCTCGGAACTGTATCTGGACCTGGGCCTTACGGAAGAGGAGGCCAAGGCCATTCCCATCGGCACCCCGGCCGTTTACCGGACGGGGTGTCTTGCCCTGGGTAAGGACCTTTTGAGCGGCAAAGCCCTGGATGACCGGGCCTGCTTTGTGCTGCTGCTGCGGGCCTTGGAGCTGCTGGAGGGAGAGGAACTGGATGTGGACCTCATGGTCCTGGGCTCTACCCAGGAGGAGACCCACTCCACCGGCGCCATCACCGCCGCCTACGGGCTCCGGCCCGATCTGTGTGTGGCGGTGGACGTGACCCACGGAGACAGCCCTGACGCCTCCAAGGACAAGACCTTCCCCCTGGGGAAGGGTCCGGTCATCGGCCTGGGACCCAACTGCACCAAGTGGATCTCCGACCTTATGCGCCGGTGCGCCAAGGAGATGGACTTGAATGTCCAGTTGGAGGTCATGTCGGACTCCAGCGGCACCAACGGCTGGCCCCTCCAGGTGAGCCGGGAGGGCATCGCCACCGGGGTGCTGTCTCTGCCCCTTCGCTATATGCACACCCCCATCGAGACCGCCCACCAGGGCGACATGGAGGACACCGCCCGGCTGCTGGCTGAGTTTATCCGCCGGGTTGGAAAGGAGGGAGCCCTGTGA